A region of the Columba livia isolate bColLiv1 breed racing homer chromosome 15, bColLiv1.pat.W.v2, whole genome shotgun sequence genome:
GCGCCGCTCCTGTCAGAGGCACCACGGGTTTGCCTGGTTTAGGCTGGGTTTGCTTTGCAGTGCACGGGGACATGTGCAAAGCCTTCATCTCTGCCTCAGCGTCCCCAGCCACCGTGGAATTGTCCAGCATGAAGCCCTTGTCTTCATGCCAATTGTATATGAATATGCCAATATGTATATGTTCATGCCAATTGTATATGGCTTACGCTATTTgggattttgcttttgctcagtAGCGGTTCCTCTAGACAGCCATCTCATTTTTTCAGATACGGAAACCTGGAGACCTCGGGCTCTGAAGAATGTGGAAACCAGAGGTCGCCCGAATCCAGCACAGTGCTCAGGACGTAAGTTTGGTTTTGCAGCGCCCAGCGAGCCCCAGTCAGGGTTCGGTGCTGGAGCGGGAcgtgggcagcagagctgttgtTTCCTTTGACAATTCACAGCCCTGTGTGCTTCAAGGAGCTTGTGTAAAGGCCGAGTATCAGCTGTCTCATAACGCATCCAATAATACAACGCAGAGAAAATCTTTAATGTATTTGAATGACTGCGCTGGTTTCTCAAGGTGTAATTGAAGAAGCAGCCTTTAGTTTCCTCTGAAGTATTATCTTAATAATATTTCTTgcataaaaagaacaaattaaattcTGTGCTCACAGAAGTGTCCATACTGCCTTCACGTGGGGCATGAATGGCTCAGTGTTCCTGTTGTTATATTAGGTACAGATGCACAGGATTGCATCAATACCTGCTGCATCCAACCCATGTGTTCTCTCTGAATTTGCTCACAGTGCGATCGCATCGATTTTACAAGCCTGGCTCGACCAATGTGCCGAGGATTTCCAAGAGCCGCCCGACTACGTGTGTCTGCTGAAGGTGCTGAGTTACCTGAAGAAGAACATGCCCGGCTCTGACCCGGAGAAGAGGGCGCAGAGCCTCCTGGAGCAGTTCCAGAAGGAAGAACTGGAGAATGATGGTAAAGTACCTTTCTCTGCTGTCTGGGTGTTCTCCCAGCGACAAGCCTGACGCGTCCCCTTATCCAGGGCACAAAGCTTCCGGTGCCGTGAGCCGAAAAGGCGTAAGAGCTCACGTAGTATGTGAGTGAGAACTGGAATCAACTTCCAGCTTTAGTGGCGGGACTGAGTTCTTGTATGTGCATGATTCTCACGTTGGCTGCGTGTTTTTCAGACCCCGTTGGCTCTGGAGCGCATAACGGTAGGACTGGTGTGCAGAAAAggcccaggtttagacttaGTGCTGCGGCAGCCAAGGCCGCTGATCAATTGTGTACATCCCGTGAGAGGGGCGGACTTGCCGGGAGGGGCGGCCAGAACtggtgacccaaagtgaccagCTCGGTAGGTTTTCCGCGCCACCCACGTTGTGCAGCATCTAGAACTGGGAGATCAGCAGGGTCTCGCTCTCCTCGtccatggccggcatctgaagaggagCCTGCCTGCGATCCTAGGCCTGGTTCCAGGCCCTGCAGccctgaatccagctctggtttaCTGCCGAGTCCAGCCCAGGGCGTCCGGGTGCttgtcctgcagctgctggagccacgaTTGGTTTCGTATATTTTGCATTACTTTCTCTCCTCATCAGTACTACTAGCAAAGCATGTTTTAACTTTCCAGCTGgtctctctcccttctcctcctcttcccttgaAATCTGGACAGAAGGGCATTCTCAGCGTAATATTTTGGGGTATAATTGCAGTCTTGTCTCTTTGCAGTTCAGCTGTTTTTCAGGCTATAGAATGCGTAAATGCTGACAAGTAGATTATCAAAATTCTGCAGTGTTAATAAGGAATTGTTGGGggggttggtgggttttttcttcccaaagaaTGGCTAGTGAAGGGGTTAAGGCACTTCTCAGCTAAGAGACCCTGAACAGCTCAGttctccctgtttctttttcttctgccttctctttgcCAATTTAATCTTCCGGTCCTTATCTTTCTCACTAAAATGTGCAGCACAGTGAGGCCGTTACAGCGGGCAGGTCCCTTTGCATGTTCTGCTGTTAGATGTAGTGATTTTTCAAATATCTGCTTTGATTAATTGTGTTCTGTATAAATTCACTGACTCGTGTTTTCCACGCTGGCCAGACGCGTTCCACAGCCTTTCTCCCTGCAACCTGGATGACGACGAGGAACGGGACATCAGCGGTGCAGGAGAATTCTCATTGTTCCAGGAAGACCTGGTGGCAGAACAGCTGACATACATGGACGCGGTATGTAGGTCGTACGTATTACTTGAAATGCTCGGGAAAATAGTTCTGGGCTTctaattgtttgtttgtctgtttgttttttaacttggATCAATGTAAGTCTAGCGTTCCAGAACCGCTCTGTTGCTGGGACacagagcacagctctgcttggtTGTCCAAACTTGCTTCATTGATTGGGCTTTTCCTTCCGTTCTTCTGAAggtgtttgtctttttcttacAGTGTGAATGTAGACTGTGTGGCCTCTTTTGCAAAGTTTCATATTTGACCCCTCAGAAATAGTGTATTTGGACTCTAGTTTAGGCTACCTCACCTGAAGCTGTATAAGTACTTTTAACTGTAGTGCTCCCATTTGGTTTCTTTGTATCAAgttctttcaaaaatatcatTATATAGAAATCTTTCCCCCTGGTAATGTGATAGAAAGGTGTCTCTTGTTTTGCCAGGACTGTTTAGCTGACAGTTCTTTTAGGGCATCAGGCCTAAAGAGTTATACCAAAGTGTATATGTTAAACTAAGAGGAAACCAATATTTCCCCTTTAATACCCTATTAGATTCAGATCCAGTTTGTACCGTGAACATGCATTTCTTGCTGTGGGCAATAGCGATCCAGGCTGACTTGGACACCTCTGTTTCCCTCTAGACACTCTTCAAGAACGTTGTGCCCCACcactgcctgggctgcatctggTCCCGCAGGGACAAGCAAGAGAACAAACAGCTGGCACAGAGCATCAGAGCCACCATCTCGCAGTTCAACGCCGTCACCAACTGCGTGGTCAGCACCGTCCTACAGACCAGAGAACTAAAGCCACGGCAACGAGCGAAGATCTTGGAGAAGTGGATCCGTATCGCACGTGTAAAGCGTTTGTTCACGACTGTTTGACGTTCCCTGTGCGGGTGCcgtggagctgggaggggagaggggggtTGTTGGCGTTGGGCCCaggccagggagcagctgagctCTCGTTCCCTCTGGGTTTGGCTGACTGTCCCTGTCACAGCACATGCAGCGTTGCTCTTCCTCTCCTCGCTGTTGTAGTTTGGGCAGCATCACCACAAATAGACGAAAGTGAGGAAAACAAGATGGAAATGCCAAAGTCATCAGGTGTTTGGTGGCTGGAGGGGGGAGTGATATTTTTGAGGCTCAGTCTTTGTGGAGCTGCCCGCTTAGCAGGGAGAATGTGCAGCGAGCAGGACACGGGGCAGACAGAAGAGCACTGACTATTGGTGATGCTGACGATTAATGCTCCCGTGTTTCTAACCGCTCCTTTCACAGCAATGTAGGATCCTGAACAGCTTTTCGTCTTTGAAGGCCATTGTTTCCGCCTTGCAGTCCACCTCTGTTTATCGCCTGAAGAAGACCTGGGCCTGCGTTCCAAAGTAAGGCTGCCCCAGACAAAGGCAAAAAGCTCCGTGCTCTTTCTTTGTACCCATTGATCCACCTGCTTCCAAGAATCTCATACCTGCAGCGCGATTGAGAGCCCTCAGCAGGGTCAGCGTCCCTGCGGCATTTCTTTGTGTCAAATAGGGCCTGGGAGCACCAGAAGATCCCAGGAAGGTTCCTGGTACATGTGCAGCATGTCACGGGATGTGTTTTGGTGCTTTTATCTTTTATGTGCCCAACTGCTAACgattcatgagaaaaaaataggacCCCATCTGATTCGGAGTGCTTACAAACATCTTAAATGATTTAATCTTTTCCTGTACAGGGACATAATGCTGATGTTCGAAGATCTTTCAGAAATATTCTCCGACTGCGACAACTTTGCGAcgagcagggagctgctgatGAAGGTGGGAATGAGCTTGAGTCGCCAGGCTTGTGATCTCACCCAAAGCCGAGCTCAGCCCTGTTCCTAACCAATGAACTCCCGTATGCGGTGCTTTGGGGAAGACGGGTCTGTAAATCCCGGGCTTTCCTGCTGGGGCGAGAGGTGCCACACAGCGAGATTTGACGCAGATGAGTTAGGAATGAGCACTTTGCCTTTATACCGCTCTGTACAGAGACGAACCGCTGGCCAAGATACTGAGGATGATGTCATGAAAGCATCATTTACAAGAGCACTGTTTGGTGAAGCAGACTagttgtattttgtttgctaGCACAGGAGTATTCCAGCATTCtaattagtattattattatttctcagTCAATTAATCCACCATTGCTCTGCCCGTTTGCAGGGAGTCACACAGGGCACGGTACCTTACCTGGGTACCTTCCTCACAGACCTCGTCATGCTGGACACAGCCCTTCAGGACTATCTCGAGGTAATTTGGGGCAATTTTTGGAATCCTAAATAtcctccctcccttccagaCACTGTGTCTGGTCCTGTATCTTCCACTGGGTTCTAGTGCAGTTCTTAAAAATGGAGGAATCTACCTGAAAAATAGACTCGGGGACACGAGTGCTGTGGTTTATCCTAGAGCTGGAAACAGGTCTTTGTAAAGTCTTTGGTCAGGGCAGCTCTGGCCTTTCCCTTGGTGTCGCTGCTTCATCCTGTTTGTGATCAACTCCAACCGAGCCTGTGCTCTTCTCTCTGATCCCTTCTCTGTCCTTCAACAGGGCGGCCTGATCAACTTTGAGAAGCGGCGAAGGGTGAGTGGAAGGTTGACTGTTCTGTGATCGTTAGCTCCTGACGCTCTCTGCTGGAGCGTTCTCTTGGCGAGGCCTGTTGTCTTTGCTCGGGCGTATCCAGCAGCCGCTAAGGTTACTGAGGACTGCGAGGAAGGAACAATCCCCGGCACGCTGTGAACCTCTGCCGGGCTGTGAGGGGCAGCGCGCGAAGAGAAATTCCTTTTAGACGCGGGCAGCAGGGgaagaggagctgcagggcactcGCTGCCACGGGATTTACGTCTGGGGCACACTCCCCCCGTTTGGTGTTCACGGGAACACGTTACACGTGTGTTCTGTGTGCTGGCCACAAGATACAGTTTGTGACCCTGTTCCTTGTGCTGCAGTAAATGGTTGTGGGTAAAAGGTGCAGAGAGCGAAGCAGGTACCTGGGACTGAGAAATCAAGGCTCAGCGTTTCCTTGCGGCCTGAGCCTTGTTGGTCAGAGCTCAGTAGGAGCGAAGGTGCCGGGGTTTCCTCTGTCCACGGCAGTCGCGCCGGATCTCGGACAGAATTATTTTGGGCAAGTGTGTGTGCAAGTGGAGTGAGGGAAGAGCAGCACGTTCTTGAAATAGTCACTTCTTCAACGGAAACCGACCTGTGGGTCAAACTCAGTTTGTCCCGGATCTGTTGCTGCGTGCGTTTAGTGTATTAACGAGactggctttatttttctacttagaattcctattttattatttgttttcttaggaaTTTGACGTAATCGCCCAAATTAAGCTCTTGCAGTCCTCATGTAACAGCTATTGCATGACACGAGATGAGAAATTCCTGCAGTGGTTTAGGAGGCAGCGGCATTTAAGTGATGAGGAGAGGTAGGGTCTCAGCCCGGCTGGcgaagcagcttttcttccccCGCAGGCAGGTTCAGGTTCTCTCAGCCTTGAGCTCTGcgctgccaggagctgctcccggAGAGTGGAAATACACCCGCACAGAGCTGCGCTCCTCCTTGTGGGGATGCAGCCCTCTGGGACGTGGGAATGACCCAGGGCTTCTCAAATACGGCCACTCTGAGATATTTAACAATGGTATTGCCTGTTCTGCAGTTTCCATCTTTCACGGGAAATTGAAGCAGCTGCTGACAAGAGCATCGCATCGGGCAGAGCTCAGAAGAGTGCGCTGAAGAGATTCAGCCTGTGAGTGCAACGGGGAGGGGGGTTTGGTGCGTGAATATGAACTGGAATAAATCAAACACCAGCTGACAAACCTGGCTGGGGATCCAGAGCACTGCAGTGCTGTAAGGAGGCACCACCAGCTAGAAATACGTATTTCTGTTGTCCCTTTCTATCGGCGTAAGTAGTCATGAGGATTATTGAGTAAAGACATTAGAAATAACCCTAAGGTGTCAGACAAAGGAACAATTTCAGTGCTGGCTTAGAAATTCAATTCAAATCTGCTGTAGCAAAACAGAGTAAATAAGGATAGAGTCTAATCTGATCTACACACACAAACAATAGGCCACTCGAGCTAGGAGAACACACCACCAGGTCAGATTGTTGAAGCAAGTGCCAGCtttgctcagcccagctctgctgtgctttcttttctcccctagGCCGTTCCTGGGCTTGGGGGTGAGCGCCCACAGCGCACCCGTCAACGCGCAGCCCAAACCTGCTCCAGGTgggagctctggggacagcacCGTCACCATCGTCCCTCCCACCGACACTGCTGAGGAGCCTCAGCACAAGGTAGGGCCTGGGCCCTGTGTTCAGCACAAACAGCCCGTGCGAGGCTGCTGACGCTGCCGGCGGCCCCAGGCGCTTGCCCAAGCCTGCGGGTCTTGACTAGAGCGTTGCGTGCAGTGGAATGGAGGGCCCTGAGCTCTGGGAAAGGCAGTTTTGGGGGGAAAGCTCATCTGCATCAGCCCAGCCTAATCCTGGGGCAGGCGGAGCAGCTGAGCAAGGGAGAAGCAGGTGGGGTCAGAGCTCGCCAGCCCTGTGGTTTGACCTGCCAGGAACTGCCCAGACCAAGCCTTGTCTGGGCTGGCTTCCGTTCCCAGGGAGCTTTGTCCTACAGACTCTGCTCTGTTGACCTAAGCTGCCTTAACTGGGTTGCTGAAGCCCTCGTTAAGGCTGTTGCGCTGAAGAGTGTCATCTTTAGCTTTTGGATCTTTTCAATTAAATGGTAATAAATGTGTTTGATCTCGTCTCCCCCCTTGCTGCCGTCTGATGACAAGTGCTCCAAGAAGTGCCCCGACTCTGTGACTCCCATTACCGCTAAGGAAGCGCCTCCAGTGCTGCCACTTTACAACCACCAGAACGGAGAGAGCTGCGTCATCCGGACCAGCGTAGAAGAGGACAGCAGTGGCAACATCTACAAGAGCATCCTGGTGAGTGGAGGGAACAGCAAAAGGCTGTTACTGTGGGTGATGTCTTCACCCCAGGTGACTTATAGGGTGCTTTTAGTTTTGGAAACGCCTATTCACTAATGAAACCTCCTTGACagggaaaatgagaaatgttAGAAATCAAAACATGTGGAGCAGGGGATGAAAGAGAGGTTTGCAAAGAGCATCTCTCAAGGTTTCTGGTCTTGAAACTGAAGCTTGTATTTGATCAGCAATGCCAAGTGAAGCACTCTGAGCAGGTGCCGGCTTTGCTGCCCCTGCTCTTCTGCCAGCGCCGGCTGTTGTGTgtccagctcagcactggggtgTGTGACTGTGACACAAggtgccccttccccagcaaacCCAGCTACAAGGCCCCGAATCTTTGCAGGACATCAAAGAAAGTGTTTAGCACAGGAGACTGTGGATCAATGGatgtctgcaaacagcagctggggcagctcttgCTGTGGATTCGACGGCTGCTGAGAACAAGGTCTCACCTCTCCAAGTGGGTGCTCTGGAGAGCAGAGGCTGTGATTTGCTGCTGCGTTTCTAGAACAGTGTCTGTTGTCTTGAACTAAATCAACCACCAGGTGTCACAAAGAGCATGTTTTAGTATCTGGCAGAATGTACGACTTAGTCACCGACTCCTTGCAACTCTGTTTGCAGCTGACTAACCAAGAGAAGGCTCCTGCTGTCATCCAGAGAGCCCTGGAGAAGCACAACCTGCAGTGTGGCTCGGCTGAGGATTACGAGCTGGTACAGATCATCTCCGAGGACAAAGGTGGGGAAGCAgaactctgctgctgctgctcgaACAGTTCTGCTGCATTTTGACGGCAAGAGTGACACGCGAAGCGACGTCAGAAGCGCCACGGACACGTTGTCACAGCTGCCGGTGAGAATAAACCCCTGAGGCTGAGTGGTGCGCCAACTAACGCTggctctgctccctctcttGCAGAGCTGGCGATCCCACCCAAGGCGAACGTGTTCTACGCCATGAACACCCAGGCCAACTTCCATTTCATCCTgaggagaaaagctgcagcacaggaggaGCCTGCGCCTCATAGACGTTAATGGTTGAGCTTTGTATCGTCTTTGAGCTTTGTAGATTTACTGTTTATAGTGTAAGTGTGTAAACTTCTTTTCCCCCAGTTTTAGTCTGgagttaatgtattttaatatgtgACCTGTATATAATGTTTGAGCTTTgtatattatttaatatttatgttaCAGGTATATTAACTTGTTTCCAGTTTTGTCTGCagttaatgtattttaacaCTTGATGTTTTTATCCTATTTAATCTTTACATACTGCTGTAGAAACATTCAATACTATATAAccttttttccactaatttctGCTTGCAGTGACTATATTTAAATAGCTTAGCTTTATAGAATATTTGAGCTTTGTACAATAGTTAATATTTATAGAATAAGTACATAAACTCTTTTCTACCAGATTTAGTCTGGAGTTAATGTATTCAAAGGTTTTATCTTTATATAATACCTGAGCTTTatataataattaatatttaacattcttatttattttaatgcactaatatttaatctttattGAATATGTACATAGACCTTCCCCAATAGTTTTTTCTgaagttaatatattttaatacttgATCTGTATAGAATATTTGAGCTTTGTttagtatttaatatttatataataagaacataaacattttttccacGAGTTTTACTCTGGAGTTCATATATTTAAAGGTTTTATCTTTAGATCGTATTTGagctttatataatatttaatatttatttaatatttttatttaatatactaacatttaatctttatttaataTGTACATAGACCTTCCCCAATAATTTTTGTCTGGAGTTGATACATTATTTCATCTTTATATAATATTTGATCTTTGTATAATAGTTAAGATTTATATGATAAATATATCAACTTTTTTCAACCAATTTTTGTCTGgagttaatatattttaatgtttgatcTGTATATAGTGTTTGAGCTTCATattatttatagatatatatatatatatgtatgtatatatataaaataaatatataaacttttttccaccatttttttctggagttaatatatattaataattgagctttatataatacatcatctttatttaatatttatataataaatactTGAACTTTTTCCCACCAATTATTGTctggctttaaaatattttaatattcgATCCTTATGTAATATTTAgtctttatatatatgtaacatttctataataaatatataaacttttttccactaatttttGTCTGGAGTTAATATATCTTAATATTTGATCTCTATATCACATTTAATctttatatattaattaatgTTTCTATAAAAGTATGTACACTTTTTTCCACTAATTCATCTCTTGAGTTAATATATGTTAAGATTTGAGCTGTTATATAATACATAATctttatttatagaataaaTATGTGAACTTTTTTCCCACCAATTCTTGTCTGgctctaaaatattttaatattcgATCCTTATGTAATATTTAgtctttatatatatgtaacatTTCTAGAATAAATACGTAAATGTTTTTCCACTATTTTTTGTCTGGagttaatatattttactaTTTGATCTTTATATCATGTTTCATCTTTACATATTGTTTAATGTTTCTATAGAAGTATGTAAACTTTTTTCCACCAGTTTTTGATCTGGAGTTAAGAGATATTAATATTTGAGCTTCATATAATACATcatctttatttaatatttatgtaatAAATACTTGAACTTTTTCCACCCATTTTTGTCTGGAgttaatatatatacattaatGTTTGATTTTGCGTTCTATTTAGTCTTTacttaatatttatataataaatatgcaaatgttTTTCCACCAATTCTTGTCTGGAGTTAGTATGTTTTAATGCTTGATCTTTATATCATGTTTGAGCTTTGTATGATATTTAATGTTTCtataataaatagataaattcTCTCCCACTAATTTGTGTCTGGAGTAggttaatgtatttaaatatttgatcaTTTTGTAACATTTACTCTCTATATAACCTTTAATGTTTCTATAATAAACATGTCAGCTTTTCCCGCTCATCAGTGTCTGCGTtaatctcttttcctctctgagaCTTCACCGCGGTCTGAGAGTTTCCACCTCGTCCCCATTGTCTCCCCGAATTTAAGCTGCCTCTTGGTTTCTGGTTGTACTGAAACTACCCAGGGAGACAGCACACAGCAACACCACCTTAATCCATCTCCCTCAGAGAAATACAACCTATTTGCGCACCAGGAATTCCACATTGAATACTGAGGGCACAACAGCGCTTCTCCTGTCCTAACAGCACAGAGAGAGCTGTCAGGTTATGGTGGCAGCCTTAGGAACGGTGATGTGCACCAACCCTGCCTGTGACCTTGGTGTGAGCAGCTCGACTTGCTGCTCGCCCTGGGGAAACTGCTCCTGGCTCCGGGTCTGTCACCCCTCACTGCGGGGTCTCCACCAGCCGCGGCTCCGGGGGCTTCGCTCTCGTGCTCCACAGCAGAGGACAAACCCCACACTAAGAGGAGAACACAACAGCTCCTGAAGCAGCCGAGCGAACGTCCCTGTCCAGCTCTGCTGACAGCGTCTCGTTCTCCAGAGCTACAGCCTCACGCCTGACCCCACACGAGGCGGCTCCGCGTTGGGGCTGCGGGTGCCAAACCCGCCAGAGGCTCCGCAGGGACGGCCCTGCCCGAGCGGAGCCACGAGCCCGCTGCACAGGAAACTGATAAACGAACGTTTTTGCAGACGAAGTTGAAGAACATGAAGTAAGCTCCACTTTCTGACGTGCCCCGCAGAGCACTCAGGTCATCAACCTGCTGAAAACTGTAAGGTGAATAATTTTTACTCCATGCTCCAAAATTAATCATTTATATGTACCACACTAAGTGTGCGCACATAAACAAGGGGATACAtaggcatatatatatattaacacATATGATCTACACTACACAAATCTACGAACCAGATCTTAATCGTTCGGCAAGACCAAGCTCACGTGAACCCGAGTAACTCACTCCAAACAGGCTATCGGATGGTCTGCAAAACCAATCGTGAAACCATTCTGATAAAAATCACTCGGCAAACGCAAAGCAGAACTGAGAAAGCTGAGCAACGTGTTCAGGAGAACCCCTGTACGCGATCCCCTACAAACCAAGGAAAACCGTTCCATCCTGCACTGCCAGAAACCGGTATTGTATTGGTCCTGGGACTGTCCGTGTGCCTTCCCACTGCTCCTGCCCTcagcagcctccccagggccccGCACCCCCCTCACCTCCTCCCAGGTGCAGCAGTGGCTGAGGAGGCAGCCGACCTCTCCCCGGGTGAGGGGCCGCGAGGAGCACGGGTCCCGGTAACCCGGCAGCACGTCGGTGCTGAGAGCTTTGAGCCGACCCGTGCTCAGCGCTCTGAGACAGAACACCTAACAGCATTTAAATAGAAGGTGTCGAGTCGGACACAGGCGCAACGGGGGAAGTGCCACTGATGTTCAGAGATGAGCCGCAACTCATGAAACTCCCGCACTTGTCTTGCTCAAAAACTGGGAGAAAAATGAACTTACTGATTTACATTCTAAATCAAGCTTAGACATGATATCCCTAACTCTGCCAACGACTTCTTGTGGGACTGTTGGCAAACGAAACACATAACCACGGatgtagttatatgcggtgcttttatttcagcgctgggaaaccaggggttcgcacccaaagctggtttcaACAACTGATTCGACCTCCATTACATTTATACTATTTGGTCACgtacatattcattaggtttACAATGTATGTGTTGCATATTCATTAGATTCCACCCCTCTTTTCCTGGGAGTTCTGAAAACTCAATTTGCCAGTGTGGTCCAGGCCCATTCCCCTTCCCCATTTGACCCATTTCTAGCTCGGGCATATTTTTGGGATTGgtctggaggcaaagatcacactgctgtcacctgttCTACAGTGATATACAAATTTCTAGCTCCTATTTCCCTAATCAAAAGTCTGCATAGTGGTTCTACTCCCCAAAGTCCCTTCTCATGTTCTTCCCTTACTAAAGGCCAAACGAGATGAGAGGGGACGATAAGTTTTCCCTGGGGGGTGTGAACCCACCCTTCCTCTAAATCTACAATGAGTTTCGATTCCCTTTAGTGTACTCTGGCTTACCTTTTAAAGAGACCTGCCCGCCAAGGACCAgagcactttctgtttttaccttttgctcAGCCgtttgttttgcctctctgtccgcCAGCCTTTTCCGATTCcgagctcactttctggtgtgcctTAATGTGCATGATTGACATTTTCTTAGGAAGCTGGACTGCTTCCGGTAGTTTCAATACCTCCTCCGCGTGTTTGATATGTTTGTTTGCCTTGAGAGTTCAAAAGTCCCTTTActttccaaattgctctgtgcacatgcacaacCCTCACAGCCAGCTGCTTCCGTCCATAAACCAGTTTTCAGCGTTTTCAATAGGAATGTCTTTTAGATCTGGTCGATTGGATCATGTTGCTTCGATGGTCTCCAGGCAGCCATGATGAACTGGTTCTCCAAAgttaccactgaggaaagaagctgggttgACAATGTTAGTGACGATAATTTCTACACCATCTTGTGAGACACCGTGTGGGATACCAGCACAGCCATTTTCTGACCCACGGCAAATCTCCGGACGTCCTGTATGTTCAGTACCCCTGCAGCAACTGCCCGCCGGCATCCAGGCCACCCCTTTGCAGTTGCCTCTAACTGTCTGGAGAAACCGGCCACTGCTCGTCGACACGGGCCAAGACCCTGTGCCAGTGTACCCAAGGCTATTCCCTGCTTCTCGTCAGAGAACAGGAAAAGTGGTTTACTCACATCTGGGAGTcctagagcaggggctggcaTCAGAGCCTTTTTAAGTTCTTCAAAGGCTCGTGTGGCTTCcttattccattgcaggtgtttctggtcCGTAGGGCCCAGGTCACGCAGTCTCCTTGGGTCTAGTAGCgattaaaatgtcatccacaTCTTGTAGCATCTCTCCCTCATCAGACGGGGCTTCCCAGGATTCAAAATCTTtagcaagctgatttccaaTCATTGTCGGGCTgttcttaaatcc
Encoded here:
- the LOC135575482 gene encoding ral guanine nucleotide dissociation stimulator-like 1; the protein is MCGISCGPCCGRARNFSFRNLSVWRCWRRPRRRTPRRKTHEEDVESLHSLEETLTKPTKEDVESPERIEESPERTEHTLSKTREEDVESPEHTEESPESTEHTLSKTREEDDETTSKTAEEDAETPERIENSLSKITQEDAETPEHNEESPSKIREEHVETAECTEEAPSKPAEEDMETPQSLEKNVRNQPGEDVEVPQSVEESTTEDGAEEAQEGAVDCDTLRRAQIQQPASEGARWLGAEGDQLPTEHTVSPHETCKSRALKAGTLEKLVETLPTAFADNDFTYINIFLSTYRAFASTSTVLELLLDRYGNLETSGSEECGNQRSPESSTVLRTAIASILQAWLDQCAEDFQEPPDYVCLLKVLSYLKKNMPGSDPEKRAQSLLEQFQKEELENDDAFHSLSPCNLDDDEERDISGAGEFSLFQEDLVAEQLTYMDATLFKNVVPHHCLGCIWSRRDKQENKQLAQSIRATISQFNAVTNCVVSTVLQTRELKPRQRAKILEKWIRIARQCRILNSFSSLKAIVSALQSTSVYRLKKTWACVPKDIMLMFEDLSEIFSDCDNFATSRELLMKGVTQGTVPYLGTFLTDLVMLDTALQDYLEGGLINFEKRRREFDVIAQIKLLQSSCNSYCMTRDEKFLQWFRRQRHLSDEESFHLSREIEAAADKSIASGRAQKSALKRFSLPFLGLGVSAHSAPVNAQPKPAPGGSSGDSTVTIVPPTDTAEEPQHKCSKKCPDSVTPITAKEAPPVLPLYNHQNGESCVIRTSVEEDSSGNIYKSILLTNQEKAPAVIQRALEKHNLQCGSAEDYELVQIISEDKGGEAELCCCCSNSSAAF